Genomic DNA from Paenibacillus donghaensis:
AGCATTAATCGCAGCAAGGTTGATTTCCCGCATCCGCTGGGTCCCAGAATCGTTAGAAATTCATTCTTATATACATCCAAGTTCACATTATTCAGGACCGGCACCGTGTCAAAGGAGAGCGAACAATTCTTTAGAGTCACAGCCGCTTCACGTTTAAGTGCCGAAGTTACGTTTATTTCTTTCAGATCTGTCATATGCCCACTCCGTTCACTCCTTAGTGATACTCCCATGGCAGCCACCCCTACTCCAGAAATTCATTGGTAAATAATGTACTCAAGTCTTGCTCCTTCTTCAGGAAATCTAAATCCAGCAGACTTTGCTGCAGCGTGCTCCAGGCCTCGAGATCCATCTTCCCAAGCGGGGGACTCTCAGGCTGCAGCATAGGAATACTGGCTTTCATCATATTGACTTCATGTTCAAGCTTCAGAGAGTCTCCATATTTCAATCCGAACTCAGCAGCTTCCTCCGGGTTCTCCACAGCGTACGCCCACCCCTTCATGGATGCCTGCACAAAGCTTCTAACCAGCTCCGGATCTTTATCAATTAGTTCCTGTGTGGTAAATAGAGTATCTGCATAAAAGTTAATACCACTGTCTGCAGGTTTGATAATATTAACTTCTTCCCCCGTCTCTTCAACAGCCAGCACCTCATTAATTACATATCCAGGCCATACCTTCACTTGACCGCTTAACAAGGGACTCAGATCGAATTTAACAGGCATTTCCTTAATGGTTGAAGCATCGATTCCGGCACTCTCGACCATAGCTCGGTAAGTAAGCTCCTCATTGCCGCCTAATTTCACGCCTACCTGTTGGCCCTCAAGATCCTTCATTGTAGTGATACCCGACGATTTCAAGCTGAAGAGCACAAACGGAGTCTGGCGGTAAAGAGTAGCTACAGCGGTAACGGGCACTCCCTTTTCACGGCCTGATATAATCTGGTCAGCCCCGGTGACTCCGAATTCCTCGCTGCCGGAAGCTACCATTTGGACTGCTGGGAAGTCTGAACCGCCCGGCCTAATTTCTACATCTAAACCCGCTTCTTTATAGAACCCTTGCTCGACCGCTGAATAGAATCCGGCAAATTGGGCTTGATGCACCCATTTTAGCCGCAACACCACTTTTTTCAGGGCCTCAGGTTCCGTTCCCGCTGAATTGCCGGCGGCAGATCCCGTCGCAGTTGAGTTCTTGCTATTGTCCGCACCGCATGCGGTTAAGAGAAGCATAAGCATGGTTACGATCAGGAACGATGATTTCTTGGTTGATTTGTGCCACATATACATTCCTCCAGTATTTTTATAGAAAGCCTTAGAGCGGTTGTAGAGCCTTCAGAACCTGTTCCGAGCTGCTGACACTGCCGAATACGCCGCCTTGCATGGTCACCATCTTCAGGGCTGCCAAGTGGTTGCCCTTATCTGTCGCACCTGTACAATCCTCCAGTATCAAACATTCGTATCCTCTGTCGTTCGCTTCCCGCATGGTGGTATGCACGCATACATCGGTAGTAATCCCTGTCAGAATTAGATGGGTGATTCCTTTATTCTTCAGAATGAGGTCCAGATCCGTAGCATAGAAGCTGCCCTTTCCCGGTTTATCAATAACAGGCTCCCCCTCAATAGGAGTCAGCTCTTCAATAATGGCCCAGCCCGGTTCACCTCTCACCAGAATCCGGCCCGCAGGACCCAAGGAACCGATCTCTGCCCCGACCTGCTTACTGCGCCATTTCTTATTAGGAGGCAAGTCGGAGAGATCCGGCTTATGCCCTTCTCTTGTGTGAATAACTGTAAAACCCTCGATCTGCCGGATACGCTCCAGAAGAGTTTGGATAGGCCCTATAGCTTGACTGGTTAATGACAAGTCATAACCCATTTGTTCGACATAACCGCCTTTTCCGCAAAAATCAATCTGCATATCAATAATCAGGAGCGCCGTCTTCCTGGGGTCAATGACGCCGTCGTAGGGCCATCGATAAGGG
This window encodes:
- a CDS encoding ABC transporter substrate-binding protein, translated to MWHKSTKKSSFLIVTMLMLLLTACGADNSKNSTATGSAAGNSAGTEPEALKKVVLRLKWVHQAQFAGFYSAVEQGFYKEAGLDVEIRPGGSDFPAVQMVASGSEEFGVTGADQIISGREKGVPVTAVATLYRQTPFVLFSLKSSGITTMKDLEGQQVGVKLGGNEELTYRAMVESAGIDASTIKEMPVKFDLSPLLSGQVKVWPGYVINEVLAVEETGEEVNIIKPADSGINFYADTLFTTQELIDKDPELVRSFVQASMKGWAYAVENPEEAAEFGLKYGDSLKLEHEVNMMKASIPMLQPESPPLGKMDLEAWSTLQQSLLDLDFLKKEQDLSTLFTNEFLE
- a CDS encoding cysteine hydrolase family protein, giving the protein MQIEAIPYRWPYDGVIDPRKTALLIIDMQIDFCGKGGYVEQMGYDLSLTSQAIGPIQTLLERIRQIEGFTVIHTREGHKPDLSDLPPNKKWRSKQVGAEIGSLGPAGRILVRGEPGWAIIEELTPIEGEPVIDKPGKGSFYATDLDLILKNKGITHLILTGITTDVCVHTTMREANDRGYECLILEDCTGATDKGNHLAALKMVTMQGGVFGSVSSSEQVLKALQPL